The region GGCTTTCAAAGTCCCTCAAAAGCCTTTCATAGGCTCTCTTTATAATAAGCTCCTCCCCGGAATGGGTGCTGCCTGCTACGAGAAGTTTTGAGCCTTTCACCTCCAGCTCTGAGGGTGGAGGTTCTTCAAGCACAAACTTCAGATTGCCACAGGAGTGGACATGTGCAGACCCGTAAGACCTGAACTTCTCAGAAGACCTCTCCTCCCTTGCCAGTATCAAGGAGAATCTTTTTGAAAACCATCTTTCAAGCACTCCACCCTTTGAATAGGCGTTCAACCATACCTTCGGGGCTCTGGTGGATAATATGAGGAAGGGCCACAGCTCCCTCTCCATTATGAGGATCGCCTCCGGGTCTATTTTTCTCTCAAACTTGCTTATGAGAAAGGGTATGTCTGGAGGAAGCCTGTAAAGCTCGTGGAAATAGCCTTTTCCTTTTTGAGACTCAAGATATTTTCTTGCCCTGAAGGAAAAGTATGTAAGGGTTATGTGATAATCCCTATATAGCCTTTTGAGAAGAGGCTTGGCAGTGTTGAACTCACCTACGCTTGCAACATGAAACCAGAGCCTACCTTTCCCTCTTTCCACTTATGAACTCTTCCACCATCTTCCTCGCCTGCCAGTCGGGATACTGCACTGGGGGGTGCTTCATGGTGTAGGCGCTTATTGAATAGAGGGGTCCACCTGTGCCTCTGTCCCTTGCCAGCTTACAGCACCTTATGGCGTCTATCATGGAGCCTGCGCTGTTTGGAGAATCCTCCACATCCAGCTTTAGTTCCACATACATGGGAACGTCCCCAAAGAGCCTCCCCTCAATGCGTATGTAGGCTATTTTTCTGTCCTTTAGCCATGGCACCCAGTCAGAGGGTCCTATGTGTATGCTGAAGGGGTCCATCTCGTAAGGTATGAGAGAGGAAACCGCATGTGTCTTCGAAACCTTTTTTGTCTTCAGCCTTTCCCTTTCAAGCATATTCAGAAAGTCCGTATTTCCTCCAAAGTTAAGCTGGTATGTTCTGTCAATCTTTACTCCCCTGTCAAGAAAGAGCTGGACAAGAGTCCTGTGAACTATAGTGGCGCCAACCTGAGACTTTATATCATCCCCAACCACCGGTATGCCCTCCGCCTCAAACCTCTCTGCCCACGAGGGGTCTGAAACTATGAAGGTGGGCATACCGTTTATAAAGGACACTCCTGCCCTCAGGCATGCTTCTGCATAGAACCTCGCTGCCTGTTCGGACCCCACCGGCACATAGTTTATGAGCATGTCCGCACCCGTTTCTTTGAGAACCCTTACCACATCTTCAAGCTCGTCTTCCCTTTCTTCAGATAGCACAAAGCTCCTTTCCGGAGGGTAGTTTGCCATATGGCCTGCATATCCGTCCAGCACCTTACCCTTTCTAACAATAACGCCAGTTCTGGGCACATCCTTTTCAAAGACCGCAGTGCAGTTTGGCTGAGAAAATATGGCTTCAGATAAATCCTTTCCAACCTTTCTGGCATCAATGTCCCATGCGGCAACCACTTCAATGTCCCAGGGCTTGTAGCCACCCACATCTTCAAACATGAGACCACTCACATCTTCTCTGTGCTTCGCATAGTAATAGATACCCTGAACAAGGCTACTGGCACAGTTTCCTACGCCGGCTATTGCCACTCTTATTTTTGACATTTTAACCTCCGCAAAGGCTTATAATATTATAGCAGGATGAAGGTTCTTATGGTCTTTTACTCAAGGCTACTCCAAGAAAGCGATCTGCTGCAGAAGGTAGCGGACAGGGTTAACACCCTCAAAAGGCTCATAGGTCCAGATAGCCTATATGCAGTGATAACTACGGAGATGAAGGACTTTATAGACAGGTTCCCCGACCTCGTATTCATAAGAAACGATAGGGGAACCTTCCTTTACGGACTTTACAAAGGTCTCAGGAAGCTAAGGGGAAACGATGTGCTTGTCCTTGACCCTTCTCACGTTATAAGCCTTGATAAACTAAGAGAGTTTATCAGCAAGAGGAGAAAGAATGTCCTCTACTCAACAGATGGGGAATGGAAAGGTCTGGCACTTCTCAGGCTCATAGACCTTGATTACTTTATAAGAACTCTGGAAGGCTTACTTGGAGAAGAGAAGGACCTCACCACTGTGATGGAAAAACTCAAGCAGGAATATGGTATAGAATATGAAACTCTTTAAGGAGGAAAGCGATGGATGAGATAATTGTTGGCAAGTATGTGGTGAAAACAGACAGGTATTACACCAAGGACCATGAGTGGGCACTTGTGAAGGGAAACAGGGCGTGGATAGGTATAACAGATTATGCTCAAAAGGAGCTTGGCGACGTGGTCTATGTGGACCTGCCTCAGGTAGGCGAATCCTACGAGAGTGGTGATACTATAGCCAATGTGGAATCGGTAAAGAGCGTATCACCCATATATGCACCTCTCTCTGGCACTGTGGTGGAAATAAATGAAGTATTAAACGATGAGCCTCATCTCATGAACGAATCACCCTACGAGGATGGATGGCTGGCTGTCATAGAGCTTTCTGACCCAATGGAGGTGGAGGACCTTATGCCCGCAGAGGATTACGCACAACTTCTCGTGGAGATAATAAAGGATGAAAAGGGAGAAACCGTAAAGCTAGGTCTGCCGGAGGAAGAAGAAGAAAGGTTTGAAGAATCCCTTGAAGCTCTGCCTGAGGAGGAGCTCGGCTACGAAGAAAGGGAAAGGTAGATGTATATTCCCCATTCAGAGGATGAGACGCAGAGAATACTCAGGCAACTTGGGCTTGAAAGACTTGAAGACCTCTTTTCACACATAGACGCATCCCTTCTCTCAAGGCCTGAGCTTCCGGAGCCGAGGAGTGAGGAGGATCTCAGGAGATATTTCAGAGACCTGAGCGGAAGGAATACATCCCTCATATCCTTTGCAGGCTTTGGAGCCTATGACAGGATAATACCCTCTGCCATATGGCAGATTCTGAGCAGGGGGGAGTTTCTCACCGCCTACACACCCTACCAGCCTGAGGCATCTCAGGGAACATTACAGGCTCTTTTTGAATACCAGACCCTTATATGTGAACTCACCGGCATGGAAGTTGCCAACGCCAGCATGTATGATGGAGCTTCCGCCCTTGCAGAGGCGGTTCTTATGGCAAGGGCTATAAGGGGCAGGGGGAAGAGGGTTGTGCTTTCTGAGGGTATAAACCCCCTCTACAGGGAAGTTGTAAAAACCTACCTGATAGGATACGAGGACGAGATAAGCCTGTGCCCCCTTACGGAGGAAGGCTATACGGATTCTGAGAGGCTGGAAAGTTTTCTCAGGGATGGCGAGGCTCATGCCCTTGTGGTGCAGTATCCAAATTTCATGGGCTATGTGGAGCCTCTTACGGTTCTTTCTGAAATGGCAAGGAGGTATGAAGTGCCACTTGTGGTGGTGGCGGACTCTGTTGCCCTCTCGATTCTCAGGTCTCCGGGAGAGTTGGGTGCGGACATAGTGGTGGGAGAGGGTCAGCAGATGGGAGTCCCCCTCAACTTTGGAGGACCCTACGCAGGCTTTTTTGCCACGAGGATGGAGTATTTGAGAAAAATGCCTGGAAGAATCGTGGGTATGGCCGAGGATGTGGAGGATAAAAAGGCTTTTACCCTCGTCCTCCAGACAAGGGAACAGCACATAAGGAGGGAAAGGGCAACCTCGAACATCTGCACAAACCAGAACCTGATAGCCCTCGCAAACCTCCTCTACATGGTTCTTCTGGGAAAGGAGGGGATGAGAGAGGTTGCAAAGCAGAGCCTTTCCAAGGCCCTATACCTGAAAAGAAGGCTTCTGGACCTGGGCTTTGAGGAGGTATACACTGGCAGGCATCTCTGGGAATTCCCCCTCAGACACAACAGAGCAAAAGAGCTTCACAGAAAATCCCTGAGAAATGGCTTTCTGGCAGGCGTGCCCCTTGAAAGGTTTGGCTATTCTAAGAGCCTTCTCTTTGCGGTTACAGAGAAGAGAACAAGAGAAGAAATGGACGGGCTTGTAGAGTCTATGAGAAACATCTAAGATTTCCTTAAATTTATCTGCATCTGTGGCTCTGGAGACGGTTTTGCAAAGAGAAAACCTTGCATGTAATCAACTCTTTCTACCAGAAAGTTAAATTCTCCTATGCTCTCCACACCCTCTGCCAGAACCTTTATGTGGTTTTGCCTGCACATGTTTACAAGGGCATCTACAACTCCCTTTCTCAAGCTGTCTCCGTTTACATTGTGAACTATATCTCTGTCAATCTTGATTATATCCGGTCGCAGATTTATAAGGTTGTTAAGACCAGAAAAGCCTGAACCAACATCATCAACTGCCACCTTGAAACCCATCTCTCTGTAGTAGTCCATTATATTTCTGAGATGTTTTATATCCCTGACTTGATGGCTTTCAACTACTTCAAAAACTATGTTTTCATGCCTGAGATTGTAAGTGTTAACAAGCCTTATGGTAGTTTGCAGACAGGTTTCTGGATTGTATATGCTGGTGGGCACGAAGTTTATAAATATGAGGGTTTCCCTCAATCCTCTTTCTGCAGATTTCTGTATGGCAATTTCCCTACAGGCCCTGTCAAGGTAAAAGAGGCTGTCTGTCTTTTCTGCACATTCAAAGAGATAAGCAGGTGATACCTGCGAACCCTTCTGGTTTATACCCCTTATAAGGCATTCAAAGCCAACCACAGATAGGTTGCTGTCCACTATGGGATGAAAATACACCATAAGCCTTTTTTCCCTTAGAATTTCCATGTATTCGTCGCAGGCTACCTGCGAAAGCCAGAAATTCAGATTTCTTGCATTTTTTACATGATAACTTCTGAACCTCTCCCCTGGAGAAAGAACCACAAGCCATATATCTTGGCTCTCAATCTCTGACAGCCCCTTTGCCTCATAAAACCTGTAAAAGAAGCTCTTTAGTCCTGAAACCTGTAAAGTTATTGAATCCTCTTCATCATAAAACTCATATGAGAGGTCCTCAAGCTGTTTCTTTAGTTTTTGCCTTAATAATTCACTCTCGGCTATGAAAACAAGTGTGGCAGGCTCTTCCCTCAGTCCCCCTATTGCATTGCACTTCCCGCATTCCTCGTGCATATCAGTTTCCTATTATCCATCACCAGCGGTATCCTGTCAATACACCAAAAAAGAGGCCAGTTCTGTCGTAGAAGTCTAGATTGGAGTTAACCTGTCTTTAAGCTACAAGAGATGTTATGTAAATCCTCTGGTGGAAAATATTGTTTCTTGTCAACGCTACAAGGGCGTAGTATCCTGTTTCCTTTCTCTTTTTGAGAAGAACTGGGTCCTGTTTCATGTATCTGTCCACTTCTACTCCCATGCCTGCATTGAAAAGATAGAAACCTGTCCTGTAAGAACCTGACAGACCCAGAGCATAGCCTGCGTAAGAGTTTGCCCTGCCCTTTGCCTCTGAATATCTGAGATTTACAGAGGGAGTCAGTCTCAGGCTTTTGCCAAAGCTGTAGGTGTATGAATAGCCTGTATCTATGAGAATTCTGTCTCTTCTCAGGTCTCTTTCTCTTTTACCTAACTGGTCATCCTCCACGTCAGAATATGTAGACTTCAGCGTGAGGCTTGAATTACCCTGAGAGAATCTTATGCCAGCCTCGTAATCACGCTGGTATGTCTTTTCTCGCGGGATGTTTACCAGATAGGGGTCTTTCCATACTCTTCTGAAGGGGTTGTAGCCAAAATAGAATTCTGTTGACTGGAATACAAAACCCTCTCTTTTCAGGCCCGCCTGAAGGGTGGGCGTTGCTCCTTCCGTGGTTGTCCTCAAGAAGTAGGTGTTTGCTCCGCTCCTGTAGGAGAGGTTAAGGTCAATCAGGGGGATGGCTCTGAGAAAGCTATCCTCCGGCTTTCCAAGATTTTTTATGATGCCTGTGGACCTAGTGGAGTTGTTGTCCTCTCCCCATATAAGAGCTCCACCTGCACCTATACGATTCTCCGCCATGGAAGCCGCAGGCAAGAGTAGCGTCAGCAAAGTCCTGTATGCACGCATGGCTCACACCTCCTGACTTTTTTCTGCAACTTCTTTTGTAAGACCATGTGACAGCAAATCCCTGATGTCCTCCCAGAAAAGATAGAGGACCGGCAGACTGCCAAGAAGAGCCCAGAAGGCTGCCAGAAGAAGGGTTGAACCAAAGGCATCCGACATGGCATAGAGGCTCTGGAGCTGGTAGAGCATTGCTTTTGCCCTTTCTTCAGCCTGATGGGAAAACTGGTATATAAAATCAGCTGCCTCCTTTATCTTCATCTGAAGCCAGTATGGGTTCTGAAGCTCTGTGCTCCTCTGAAGGTTTTCTGCGGCAAACCTCTGAAGGTCGTTGGTAGCAAGGGCTGTGCCAAAAGACCCACCCACAAATCTTATATAGTGCATAAGGCTCACTCCGAGGGTAGTCTTTTCCCCCAGTCTCTTCAGCGCCATCTGAGTCACAGGAGCAAAGAAAAAGCCCATACCTGCACCCATCGCCACAAGATAGAGCACCGCAGTGCTCCCCGGAGTAAAGTAGTTGAGCCTTGGCAGCAAAAGAAAGGCGACTGACAGATAAAGAACTGTTGCCACATACAGGGCAAACCTTGGTGATTTTTTATCGGAGATTATGCCCGCAACTGGAGAGAGAAAGCCTATGGTAAGGGCCATGGGAAGTATGGCAAGCCCCGCCTGAAGGGTTGTGTAGCCCTTGAGCTTTTCAAAATAAAGAGGTATAAGATAGAAGACCTGATACATGGAAAAGCCCAGCACAAAGCAGTAGACCCAGAAGGCGACCACAAACTCCTTTATCCTGAAGATGGAAGGGTCTATAAGCTTATTTCTGGATGTGAGTTCTGATAGCAGAAAGAGAAGGAAAGAAAAGAGAGAAAGAAGAGAAAGATGGAGTATAAAGTCGCTGGCAAACCAGCCCTCCTTCTGTCCCCTTGAGAGCACCACAAGCAGGCTCACAGTGGCAAGGGAGATGAGAAGGTAGGAGAGAAAATTGAGCCTTAGCCTGTGGATAGGTCTGTAGTCTTTGAGAAAGAAAAGGGCAAGGGTAAAGTTGAGTATGCCTATGGGAAGGTTTATGTAGAAAATCCATCTCCAGTCTATATGTTCTGTTATCCAGCCTCCAAGGGTAGGACCAAGAGCGGGAGCAAAGCTCACCCCGAGCCCATATATGCCCATGGCAAGACCCCTCTTCTCTGGGGCATAGGCGGAAAAAAGAAGGGCCTCCGCACTGACCACTATGAGGGATTCACCAAAACCCTGAACGGTCCTTGAAGCTATCATCCACTCAAGGGACTGAGCCTGACCGCAGAAAAAGGAGGCGGTGGTGAAGAGAAAAAGGCCCGCCAGAAACACCCTTTTGAGTCCCACCCTGCTTTCAAGCCACTCTACCAGCAAGATGGCGGTAGCTGCGGAGGTCATGTAGGAGGTTATCACCCACTGGACGCCATAGAGGTCTGTGCTCAGAGGTGCCATCATCTTTGGAACCACTATGTCCACTATGGTGGTATCCAGGATTGCCATAAAGACCCCTATCATCAGAGAGAGGGTCAGGACTGCACGCTCTGGGGGCGTTAGGGCTTCGTGAAAGGGCTTTTCTTCTCTCATTCTCTCCTTATCTCCACCCTTCCTCCCATGCCAACTCTGAGAAGGCTCATGTCTCCCTTTGTTATCTTAATCTTTACGGGTATCCTTTGCACCACCTTTGTGAACTCCCCGGCGGATATATCTCTTGGCACGAGGGCGAAGGTGGCGGCGGAGGCAGGGCTTATCTCTTCCACTACCCCTTCAAACACAACACCCTTATAGGCATCAAGCCTGATGTATGCCTTTGAGCCCTGCTTTATACCTCTGAGCTTTGTTTCCTCAAGGAGAGCCTCCGCAAAGAGTGAGCTGTCATCCACAAGGCTGAAAGCTGGCTGACCTGGTCTTACCATGTCCCCCACGCTTATGAACCTCTTTGCCACAACTCCATCCACAGGGGAGCGAAGCTCAGTCCTCTGCAGGTCAAGCTGAGCCTTCTGTATCTGTGCCCTTAAAGCCTTTATTTCCTCTTCAAGGGAGCTGACCTGTTTTTTGAGTTCCTGCACCCTAAGCCTGTCTAACTGAGCCCTTTCGAATTCTCCCTGAGCTTTTGAGTAGACCGCTCTGAGTTCTTTCAGATGGTCCTCAAGGGCTTTCTTTCTCATAAGAAGGCTTCTGTAAGAAGTGTCAGCCTGTTCAAACTTCTGCTTTGGTATCAGACCCTCTTTCAGTAGATTTTCCAGTCTGTCTCTGTCTCGCTTTGCCTGCTCAAGCTGAACATCCATCTCCTGTATCTGCTTCCTGAGGGCTTCCTCTCTGGCTTTTACTTCGCTGAGCGTGTCTTTTGAGATATCTACACCTATATTAATCTGACCCTGAGACCTATTTAGCTGAAGCTCAAGGGCTTCCTTCTGGGCAATCATGGAGGAGAGCCTGCCCTGAAGCACCTCAAGCTGCAGCCTGTAGTCTTCAGGTTCAAGCCTTGCAATAACTTCCCCCCTCTTCACTCTGTCTCCCATGTCCCTGTAGACCTCCACCACTCTTCCTCCCACTTCAAAGGCTACGTTGCTCATGTTTTCTGCCCTTATAAAAACCGCATCGGTTATGGCATATTCTATCCTGTGCTTTATCCACCTGTAGGAAAGAAAGCCAAAGACAAGGATTAACAGGATTACTATGACTGCACCCAGCTTCTTCATAACTCACCTACCTCTCTGAGCAGTTCAAAGTAGGCTTCAAGAAGCCTGTAGTAGGCTATGACTTTAGACCTTAGAGCCTGTGTCCTGCTTGCCTCCGCCTGAAGAAGGTCAGTGCCGCTTATTATCTGATTTCTGTATTGCTCCAGAGATAACCTGTAGTATTCCTCTGCAAAAGTGAGGGCCTCTTCTGCTACTTTCAGATTATCCTGTGCTGTCAGGAAGTTTTCATAGGCAGACCTTACCTTAAGGGCTATAGATTGCTGTAAGTCCCTGAGCTCTTCTCTTATGCCCTTTTCTTCCTCTACAAGGGCAAGGGCTCTGTAATAGGAGCTGAGAGACTGAAAGCTGATGCTCATGCCCGCACTGAGCACAAAGAACCCCTTTGGAGACAGGGTCGGGTTCTGGTCTGAGTAGTTGTAAACTCCCTCAAAGAAGACCCTAGGATGGAACTGAGATAACTCAATCCTTCTCTGACTTTTTGTCGCTTCGAGCCTCTGTGCGGTCAGTTTTGTGATGGGCCGTCTCTGCAATGCCCTCTGTATGAGCGATTCAGGGCTTTCCATCTCAGGCTTAATGTTTACTGGCTTTATGTCCTTCAGTCTGTCTTCTTCAATGCCTGTAAGCCTTGAGAGGTTTGCAATGGCCACACGGTAACTTCCCTCTGCCTGCCTGAGGTCCCTTTCCACCTCCGCAAGCCTGACCCTTGCCTGTAGCACGTCTGTTATGGCAACCAGGCCTTCTCTGAAAAATGCTTCCCTCTGCGTAAGGTCAGCATGCACCGCTTCCCTCTGCTTTTTGAGAACTTCCAGGAGCTCTGCAGAGGAGAGCACAGATAGATAGGCCCTTATCACCTCCAGCTTTACATCCAGCAGAGTTTCTGCGTAATCCTCCTCTGAGATTTTCAGCCTGCTCCTTGCTATGTCTACCCTTGAGGCTCTCAGCCCTCCATCATAGAGGAACTGCCTTACGCCCGCCTGCAGGTTCTGATAGCTTCTCTTTGAACTGCTGAATTCAAAGGGCTGGAAGCCCCAAAAAGCCGGCACGCTTATAGACTGCTTTTCAGACTGAAAAGAAAACCTGTATCCAGCAAAGAATTCGGGATAATAAAGCTGTGTCTCACCCTTCAGGTTCAGGCGTGCAGACTCCACCGCATACCTTTTTACAGATAGCCTGGGATTTTTTTCTACTGCAGAGCTGAGGAGTTCTTCAAGGCTCAGGGAAAAGGAAAATCCGCAGAAAGTGAGAAGAAGTAGCATTAGCCACATTTCAGCCCCCTGAATATGATTTCAAGGCCCTCCTCCGCCTCCTTCAAAACATCTTCCAGAGGAGTGTGGTCAAGGAGGAGCCCCTCCATGTATATAAGCCTTATGTAGCCTGCTATGAGATTAACAAGGGTTTTTACACTTCCGCACAGAAACTCACCTCTTTCGTAGCCCTTTTTTACCATCTGAGAGAGCAATTCTCTTATCTCCTGCAGGTGCATGCTGTGCAGCTTTCTGAATTCCTCCTTACTGCACATGAGCTCAAAGAAGAACACATAGGCTATATGCCTGTCCTCGTAGCATTCAAGGAGAAAGTCCCTTATGTGCCCCTTTATAGCCTCCTCTGCTGAAACATCCTTCTCCAGCCACCTTTTCATTATCTCCTTTGTCCTGTTAGCCATACTGTTTATGAGCTCCTCCATGAGCTGGTCCTTGCTCTTGAAGTAGAAGTAAAAGGCACCCTTTGAAAGGCCAGCATGTTTTACTATATCTTCCACTGTGGTGTGGTTATAACCCTTCTGGGAGAAAAGCTCTTTGGCAGACTGAATTATTCTCTCTCTTGCACTCATTTTGTAAGCCTTTCAAGCCTGGCTACTGCAGTGTTGTATAAATAGAGCAGAAAATAGTAGTTCTGTAGAGTGTTGTTGTAATTACTTATGACATCAAGCACTTCAAGCTGTGTGGCAACGCCAAAGCGGTATCTCTCCGTGGAAAGCCTCAAGCTTTCCCTCGCAGATTCAAGAGATAGCTCTACTGCCCCTATCTGAGCCATGAGAGAGTTTAAGTCCAGAAGAGTTTTGCTGAGCTCGGCTCTGAGCCTCTGTTCTGTATCCTTGAGATTTTCTGCCTGCTTGAGAAGGTCTATCCTTGCCTGAGCTATGCTTGACTCACGGGCAAAGCCGTCAAATATCCTGTAATTTAGCCTTGCACCCACAGTGTAACCATCCACCAGGCTATCCTTTCCCCCAATCCTTGCAGTGCTGCCCTGGTAGGTGGCAAAGAGGTCAAGGCTGGGGTAATACTGAGACCTCTGTAGATCAAGGGCTCTCTGGGCAACTTCAAGGCTTTTTCTGGCAACCTTTAGCGTGCTGTTGTTTTCAAGAAGTTTTTTGTGGTCTTCCCCATTCAGGGGCTGCATCTGTAGTTTTCCTTCCGGCTCTGGCTCTCCTTCAAACCTGAGAAAGGCTTTAAAGTCTTCAAGACTCTTTCTGTAATCTGCAGTTGCATTCTCCAGCTGTGCCCTCGCATTCTCCAGCTGAGCCTTTGCCCTCATGAGCTCCACCTTGGGAACCACCCCTGCCTGAAACTTGCCTTCTGTCTGCCTGTAGTTCTCTTCCCAGTATCTGAGATTTTCCTCAAGGAGCTTTACAACTTCCTTTTTGTAAAGAAGAGCATAAAAGAGCTGCTTTGTCTGAAACTCCACTTCCCTTTTGGTGTCTTCGTATATCAGGCTCTGGAGCTCTTTCTGTTCTTTTGCAAGGCTCAGACCCTCAAGGACTGCACGGTTAAATACTGTCTGGTCTACTTCAAGTATGTAGCTGTGTCTGTTTTTGGGGGTGAAGCCAAAGGCAAGGTCTCCGCCCAGCCTTGTATAGCTGTATGAGAAGCTTACCTGTGGAAGTATGCCAGCCCTGGCCTTTCTTATGTTTTCCTCCGCCTTCTGGAGGTCAAGAAGAGAGAGCCTCACTGAGGTGTTGTTCCTGACCGCAAAATCTATTGCCTGCTCAAGAGTAAGGGCGAGCGTCAACTTTATGCTTAGCAGAAAAATAAGAATAAACCTCATCTTACTTCCACCTTTACACCCTGCTGGAGCACGTAGGCATTTTCAAGAGCGATTCCCTCACCATCTCTGAGGTCACCCTTTACGTAAACTACACCCTGCCCCTGTTTTATCACCTCCACCTGCACGGGCTGTGCTATGCCATCCTGAATCCTCCAGACCACCTTTCTATTTCCCTGAACAACCACAGCCTGTTCTGGCACCGCAAAGCCCCTTTCAACGCCAAGCAGTAGCTTAGCCTCCCCATACATGCCTGGCTTGAGCTCACCTCTGGGGTTTTTGAGCCTTGCCTTTATGGTAAGAAGTCTGTTGGAATCTGCCGCTGGCGAGACAAAAAACACAATCCCCTCAAACTCTCCAAAAGGCTCCACTCTTATCCTTACCCTTGAGCCCTCACTTGCGTGAATCACATACTCCTGAGGAGTCTGAAACACAAACCTTATGGGGTCAAGGGTCACCAGCCTGAAAGTCTGGCTCTGGGGAGTTATGTAATCACCCACGTTTACAAACTTCTGGGCTATGTATCCAGAGAAAGGTGCGGTGAGTGTGGTTCTCTGAAGGCTGAGCCTTGCGTTGGATATCTGTGCCTGAAGGCTTCTTATGAATTCTTCCTGAGCCCTGAGTTGCGTCTGCACATTTTCATACTCTTCTCTGGCTATCAGCTCCCTCTCAAAGAGAAACCTTCTTCTCTCTGCAATGGCTCTCTGGTTTTCGTAGCTTGCCCTCGCCTGAGCCAGCTGCGCCTCAAACTGTCTTAGGGTATTTTCGTAGTCTGCAGGGTCTATTTTCAAGAGTGCCTGCCCGCTCCTTACGAAATCCCCCTCTTCCACAAAAAGGTTCAGAACCCTCCCGCTGACAAGGGGTCTGAGAATCACATCCTTTTCCCCTTCAAAGTAACCCTTTGTGCTGTATTCAATGGGGACATCTTCAGACTTTACCCTGTAAAGGCTGACCACAACCTTTCTTTCCTGAGTTTGCTGGTCTTGTGGCTTCTGAGCCTGCTTCTGGCATGAGAGGACAAAAGTTAGAGAAAAAGCTGTCAACACAGAGAGGAATTTCCTCATAGCACCTTACATTATAACATACTGACCGGTCGGTCGGTTGACAAACGTACGGGAAGGCATTTAATAGTAAATCATGGCGTATCTTGTGGTTATTGAAAAGGATAAACATGGTTTCTACGCCTACTGTCCAGATTTGCCCGGTTGTCAGACGCAGGGAGATACCTTTGAAGAGGTTATGAAAAACATAAGAGAAGCCATTGAGCTGTATATTGAAACTCTTACAGAGGAAGACTTAATGGACCTCAAGAGTAAGGAAGTCATTACCGCCTTTGTAGAACTATAATGCCAAGATTGCCGAGGCTTACGCCACAGGAAGCGTAAAGGCTGTTGCTGGAAAAGGGCTTTGAGTTGCTGAGAACAAAAGGAAGCCATCGCATCTATGGCAAGGGTAATTTGAGAATTGTAATTCCCTTTCATGCTGGCAAAACTCTGCATCCCAAGATAGTGAAAGAAATATTTAGAGTTATTGGGGAAAGTCCCTAACATACTGACCAGTCGGTCGGTTATAATATACCTGCCATGTATCGCTTTTTTATACACAGACCAGTCACTTCCTGGATGTTCATGATAGCCTTCATAATCCTGGGCCTATACTCTCTGAGGATAATCCCTCTTGACAGGCTTCCTGATGTGGACTTTCCCACAGTGAGTATAGTAACCACCTATCCCGGCGCCAACGCCTACGTGGTGGATGTGAATGTCACCAGAGAGATAGAAGACCAGATAGCCACCATAAGCGGTATTGAGACCATATCCTCCGCCAGCTTTGCAGGCACTTCAAGGATAACAATTACCTTCTCCCTCGAAAAGGACATAGATGTGGCGGCGCAGGAAGTCAGGGATGCGGTGCAGAGAGCCCTCAGAAGGCTTCCTG is a window of Aquificaceae bacterium DNA encoding:
- the gcvPA gene encoding aminomethyl-transferring glycine dehydrogenase subunit GcvPA, with amino-acid sequence MYIPHSEDETQRILRQLGLERLEDLFSHIDASLLSRPELPEPRSEEDLRRYFRDLSGRNTSLISFAGFGAYDRIIPSAIWQILSRGEFLTAYTPYQPEASQGTLQALFEYQTLICELTGMEVANASMYDGASALAEAVLMARAIRGRGKRVVLSEGINPLYREVVKTYLIGYEDEISLCPLTEEGYTDSERLESFLRDGEAHALVVQYPNFMGYVEPLTVLSEMARRYEVPLVVVADSVALSILRSPGELGADIVVGEGQQMGVPLNFGGPYAGFFATRMEYLRKMPGRIVGMAEDVEDKKAFTLVLQTREQHIRRERATSNICTNQNLIALANLLYMVLLGKEGMREVAKQSLSKALYLKRRLLDLGFEEVYTGRHLWEFPLRHNRAKELHRKSLRNGFLAGVPLERFGYSKSLLFAVTEKRTREEMDGLVESMRNI
- a CDS encoding EAL domain-containing protein, with product MHEECGKCNAIGGLREEPATLVFIAESELLRQKLKKQLEDLSYEFYDEEDSITLQVSGLKSFFYRFYEAKGLSEIESQDIWLVVLSPGERFRSYHVKNARNLNFWLSQVACDEYMEILREKRLMVYFHPIVDSNLSVVGFECLIRGINQKGSQVSPAYLFECAEKTDSLFYLDRACREIAIQKSAERGLRETLIFINFVPTSIYNPETCLQTTIRLVNTYNLRHENIVFEVVESHQVRDIKHLRNIMDYYREMGFKVAVDDVGSGFSGLNNLINLRPDIIKIDRDIVHNVNGDSLRKGVVDALVNMCRQNHIKVLAEGVESIGEFNFLVERVDYMQGFLFAKPSPEPQMQINLRKS
- a CDS encoding DUF2860 family protein, whose translation is MRAYRTLLTLLLPAASMAENRIGAGGALIWGEDNNSTRSTGIIKNLGKPEDSFLRAIPLIDLNLSYRSGANTYFLRTTTEGATPTLQAGLKREGFVFQSTEFYFGYNPFRRVWKDPYLVNIPREKTYQRDYEAGIRFSQGNSSLTLKSTYSDVEDDQLGKRERDLRRDRILIDTGYSYTYSFGKSLRLTPSVNLRYSEAKGRANSYAGYALGLSGSYRTGFYLFNAGMGVEVDRYMKQDPVLLKKRKETGYYALVALTRNNIFHQRIYITSLVA
- the gcvH gene encoding glycine cleavage system protein GcvH; amino-acid sequence: MDEIIVGKYVVKTDRYYTKDHEWALVKGNRAWIGITDYAQKELGDVVYVDLPQVGESYESGDTIANVESVKSVSPIYAPLSGTVVEINEVLNDEPHLMNESPYEDGWLAVIELSDPMEVEDLMPAEDYAQLLVEIIKDEKGETVKLGLPEEEEERFEESLEALPEEELGYEERER
- a CDS encoding glycosyltransferase N-terminal domain-containing protein produces the protein MERGKGRLWFHVASVGEFNTAKPLLKRLYRDYHITLTYFSFRARKYLESQKGKGYFHELYRLPPDIPFLISKFERKIDPEAILIMERELWPFLILSTRAPKVWLNAYSKGGVLERWFSKRFSLILAREERSSEKFRSYGSAHVHSCGNLKFVLEEPPPSELEVKGSKLLVAGSTHSGEELIIKRAYERLLRDFESLKLLIAPRHVSRAGEVMKLFDGMGVCLRSREEKGWKVLVVDTLGELFSLYRYANVAFVGGTFVPVGGHNLLEPAYFGKPVLYGPNTKKVEDLRAFLEERGLGFCVKDEEELYRRLLELLSREENTDKTGLREHSEKVLECYLSSLNTFLKKVL
- a CDS encoding inositol-3-phosphate synthase, producing MSKIRVAIAGVGNCASSLVQGIYYYAKHREDVSGLMFEDVGGYKPWDIEVVAAWDIDARKVGKDLSEAIFSQPNCTAVFEKDVPRTGVIVRKGKVLDGYAGHMANYPPERSFVLSEEREDELEDVVRVLKETGADMLINYVPVGSEQAARFYAEACLRAGVSFINGMPTFIVSDPSWAERFEAEGIPVVGDDIKSQVGATIVHRTLVQLFLDRGVKIDRTYQLNFGGNTDFLNMLERERLKTKKVSKTHAVSSLIPYEMDPFSIHIGPSDWVPWLKDRKIAYIRIEGRLFGDVPMYVELKLDVEDSPNSAGSMIDAIRCCKLARDRGTGGPLYSISAYTMKHPPVQYPDWQARKMVEEFISGKRER